A genomic segment from Bradyrhizobium sp. ISRA430 encodes:
- a CDS encoding AAA family ATPase: protein MNLSLQQLAAALGGEISGKQILAPGPGHSPKDRSLSIRLDDTAPGGMVVHSFAGDDALTCKDYVRNRAGLARWEPQTSGNANNAISNMTSRVSRPVAKAGSPPAEYIYRQADGTPYLRVKRPGFYQAHWDGNVWVNGAPKGPKIPYRLPELTAAEHNDVVVVEGEKDADNVAALGFVATTNSGGAEKFTPDLAEHFEGKDVYILPDNDDPGEAHAEQVVATLQSVARSIRVVRLPGLPAKGDVSNWIEAGGTADELADLLRRAPVIEAVAPQRLIKSSAEFLEGFTPPDYLIDGLVQRRFLYSITAPTGHGKTAVALLISAHKALGLPIGKHDVDPGRVLYFAGENPDDVRMRWIALSERMNFDPKTIDVHFLEGTFKVSELIARIKQEVNDLGGVSLIVVDTSAAYFEGSEENGNVESGTHARMFRQCLKFAGEPCTLVLCHPVKNAKQDNLLPRGGGAFVAEVDGNLTCWKTDSLVSLHWQGKFRGPDFAPITFQLETVTSAHLRDSKGRRIPSVVAKVLSDAEKSRAETTSRDDEDVLLLAVADHPRASYAGLAVALGWVSDKGENKAKVKRCADRLKSDKLVKPDRRGTLCLTEKGETEVKRLRANQPHQAGVSN from the coding sequence ATGAACCTTTCGCTTCAGCAACTGGCTGCGGCCCTTGGTGGCGAGATCTCAGGGAAGCAGATATTGGCTCCTGGACCGGGGCACTCTCCGAAAGACCGATCCCTTTCGATCAGGCTGGACGATACCGCGCCCGGCGGTATGGTGGTGCATAGCTTCGCAGGCGATGATGCGCTGACGTGCAAGGACTATGTGCGCAATCGGGCCGGCCTCGCGCGGTGGGAGCCACAAACATCCGGCAACGCCAATAACGCCATTTCGAACATGACGAGCCGTGTTTCGCGCCCGGTTGCGAAGGCCGGTAGTCCGCCAGCAGAATACATCTATCGGCAAGCGGACGGCACGCCATACCTCCGCGTCAAGCGTCCTGGCTTCTACCAAGCGCATTGGGACGGCAATGTGTGGGTTAACGGTGCTCCAAAGGGGCCGAAGATCCCTTATCGGCTGCCCGAACTAACCGCGGCCGAGCACAATGACGTGGTCGTGGTCGAGGGCGAGAAAGACGCCGACAACGTTGCTGCGCTCGGCTTCGTCGCCACGACCAACTCTGGCGGTGCGGAGAAGTTCACTCCCGACCTGGCCGAACACTTCGAGGGCAAAGACGTCTATATCCTTCCTGACAACGACGACCCAGGCGAGGCGCACGCTGAGCAGGTAGTGGCAACGCTGCAGAGCGTCGCCCGCTCAATCCGCGTGGTGCGTTTGCCGGGCCTCCCCGCGAAAGGGGATGTCTCTAACTGGATCGAGGCCGGCGGGACCGCGGACGAACTCGCGGACCTGTTGCGCCGCGCGCCCGTCATTGAAGCAGTGGCTCCTCAGCGCCTCATTAAGTCCAGCGCGGAGTTTCTGGAAGGCTTCACGCCGCCGGACTATCTGATTGATGGGCTTGTGCAGCGCCGCTTCCTCTATTCGATCACGGCCCCAACCGGACACGGCAAAACAGCGGTTGCGCTGCTCATCTCGGCTCATAAAGCGCTGGGCCTGCCAATCGGCAAGCACGATGTCGATCCGGGCCGCGTTCTCTACTTTGCGGGCGAAAACCCCGACGACGTTCGGATGCGGTGGATTGCTCTTTCTGAGAGGATGAACTTCGATCCCAAGACTATCGACGTTCATTTTCTCGAAGGAACGTTCAAGGTTTCCGAGCTGATCGCACGCATCAAGCAGGAAGTGAACGACCTTGGCGGCGTGTCTCTTATCGTTGTCGACACGAGCGCGGCGTATTTCGAGGGCAGCGAGGAGAACGGAAACGTTGAGTCTGGCACACACGCCCGGATGTTCCGGCAATGCCTGAAATTCGCTGGCGAGCCGTGCACACTTGTCCTTTGTCATCCGGTCAAGAATGCGAAGCAAGACAACCTGCTTCCCCGTGGCGGCGGCGCCTTCGTTGCGGAGGTCGATGGCAACCTGACATGCTGGAAGACGGACAGCCTCGTGTCCCTGCATTGGCAGGGCAAGTTTCGTGGTCCCGACTTCGCGCCGATCACCTTCCAACTCGAGACCGTCACATCAGCGCACCTCAGGGACAGTAAGGGCCGACGAATCCCCAGCGTGGTGGCCAAGGTGCTTTCCGATGCCGAGAAGAGCCGGGCTGAGACCACTTCGCGGGACGATGAAGATGTTCTGCTGCTCGCGGTCGCAGACCACCCACGCGCGTCCTATGCCGGCCTGGCTGTCGCGCTCGGGTGGGTATCGGACAAGGGCGAGAACAAAGCCAAGGTGAAACGATGCGCCGACCGGCTGAAGTCCGACAAGCTCGTCAAACCTGATCGTCGCGGCACTCTCTGCCTCACAGAAAAGGGTGAAACGGAGGTGAAACGGCTGCGCGCCAATCAACCTCATCAAGCCGGCGTTTCAAACTGA
- a CDS encoding DUF5681 domain-containing protein produces the protein MKKQQRSTGLKAPWKPGQSGNPLGRPQGARSKFSEAACADALADWTKNGANVLERVRETDPSTYLRVLFAIIPRNVELSIENRTGPMDAVEMQAMRRLVALIQATASAVDPETVFAWIEEDLRARVAKQVGG, from the coding sequence GTGAAGAAACAGCAACGAAGCACCGGGCTGAAAGCGCCGTGGAAGCCTGGCCAATCTGGGAACCCCCTAGGACGGCCTCAGGGCGCCCGTAGCAAGTTCTCCGAAGCCGCATGCGCTGATGCGCTTGCGGACTGGACGAAGAACGGCGCAAACGTCCTGGAGCGGGTGAGGGAGACCGACCCGTCAACCTACTTGAGAGTTTTGTTCGCGATCATCCCGCGCAACGTCGAGCTTTCGATCGAGAACCGCACTGGTCCGATGGACGCCGTTGAGATGCAGGCGATGCGCCGGCTTGTGGCGCTGATCCAGGCGACGGCGAGCGCGGTCGATCCTGAGACCGTCTTCGCATGGATCGAAGAGGATCTGAGGGCTCGAGTTGCGAAGCAGGTTGGCGGCTAA
- a CDS encoding tail fiber protein gives MTGVAWWSQTAASNATQDPTVGWAEGQSPSSVNDSARAMMASAAKWRDDISGAITTGGVATAYTVASNQNFDSLSRLANQVIAFTPHTTCGATVTLSVDGLGAKPLRSAPNVELAAGHLVQGTPYVAIYNNGDGVFYLQGFYGNPYNTPIGGVLPYTGTSAPNSSFVLPYGQAISRTTYSTYFGIVGTTYGGGDGSTTFNIIDLRGRVVAGKDDMGGVAANRLTAAGAVTGTTLGYAGGAELHTLSASQLPTINSSGTASVTSTEDKIPSNTVQLGTVTAVGGAQWGIVGPSNGSQPATIGLIHSTGTATVASTNTAGGSHNNVQPTIILNYLLRII, from the coding sequence ATGACCGGCGTAGCATGGTGGTCTCAGACGGCGGCAAGCAACGCCACCCAGGATCCGACTGTCGGGTGGGCTGAAGGACAATCGCCTTCCAGCGTCAATGACAGCGCCAGAGCCATGATGGCCTCTGCGGCCAAGTGGCGAGATGACATCTCCGGCGCTATCACGACTGGAGGCGTTGCCACTGCCTACACGGTGGCTAGCAACCAGAACTTTGACAGCCTCTCACGGCTCGCCAACCAGGTGATTGCCTTCACCCCGCACACGACTTGCGGCGCCACGGTGACGTTGTCCGTTGACGGTCTGGGCGCGAAGCCTCTTCGCTCGGCGCCTAACGTCGAACTCGCTGCCGGACATCTCGTCCAGGGCACGCCGTATGTTGCCATCTACAATAACGGCGACGGGGTGTTTTACCTTCAGGGCTTCTACGGCAATCCGTACAACACCCCGATTGGCGGTGTTTTGCCCTACACGGGCACCAGTGCGCCCAACAGCTCGTTTGTGCTGCCGTACGGTCAGGCGATCAGCCGCACGACCTATTCCACCTATTTCGGGATTGTGGGCACGACGTACGGCGGCGGTGACGGATCAACGACGTTTAACATTATCGACCTTCGTGGCCGCGTTGTCGCGGGCAAGGACGACATGGGTGGCGTTGCTGCAAATCGGCTCACTGCCGCCGGAGCGGTGACGGGAACGACCCTCGGTTACGCTGGCGGCGCCGAACTCCATACGCTGAGCGCATCTCAACTTCCGACGATCAACTCATCTGGCACAGCCTCGGTTACTTCGACGGAAGACAAGATCCCCTCAAACACCGTTCAGCTCGGAACGGTGACTGCTGTGGGTGGCGCTCAGTGGGGCATTGTCGGTCCGTCAAACGGTTCTCAGCCGGCAACGATTGGACTGATCCATTCCACCGGTACGGCCACCGTGGCCTCTACGAACACCGCGGGCGGGTCGCATAACAACGTGCAGCCGACGATCATTCTCAATTATCTTCTGAGGATCATTTGA
- a CDS encoding glycosyltransferase, protein MRVVAAVLLLVSVLHAGIWGVLRDKEPAPDFKGLLPSVSYAPFEGSAHPDIDNIPTVEKIRADLKTLSTMTRAIRLYSSTGGVELVPPIAAEFGLKVTVGAWIDKDKDRNEREIKAAIELARKNSNVIGVVVGNEVIYRGEQKVEDLIDMIKKVKGAVRVPVTTGEIWNIWRDNPDLASNVDFIAAHVLPYWENFRSDQAVDQAVDRYNLLRNLFPGKRIVIAEFGWPSAGYNLRNADPGPFQQALTLRNFVSRADAMGMDYNIVEAIDQPWKFFEGGVGPYWGILDASREPKFAWTGPVENPDYWKLMTIALLVGILLSLPILRLEQPTARQAFLLSATANGVGAWAATVFAYWNGHYFIFGSAFALTLGMILLVPLVLIAMARIDEIAAVAFGRPPQRLLAKGKPIADVPENYCPKVSIHIPAYFEPVDMLKQTLDALSRLNYPNYECVVIINNTPDPAFWQPIQDHCRALGERFKFINAEKVQGFKAGALRIAMDRTAADAEIIGILDADYVVDPDWLKDLVPAFADPRVGLVQAPQEHRDGDQSIMHYIMNGEYAGFFDIGMVQRNEANAIIVHGTMCLIRRAAMDMAGGWSSDTICEDSDLGLAIQELGWTTHYTNHRYGQGLLPDTYEAFKKQRHRWAYGGFQIVKKHWRQFLPGRSRLTPDQKRDYGLGWLNWLGAESLGVVVALLNLVWVPIVAFADIAIPDKILTLPIIAAFIVSLAHFLSMYRLRVAVKPGQMLGAMIAAMSVQWTVSRAVAQGLITEHLAFARTSKGGLSRMSIEFQAFWEAVIGALLLIGAGVLIASNSFRQITEIYIFAGVLVLQSLPFLAAVAIAILELSRINSFKFWRDSAIRTAELIGLRPVALPTPVGSSQAVPSEVRREVN, encoded by the coding sequence ATGCGCGTTGTCGCCGCCGTTCTGTTGCTCGTGTCCGTGCTCCACGCCGGCATCTGGGGAGTCTTGCGCGACAAGGAACCCGCGCCCGATTTCAAGGGCCTGCTGCCCAGCGTCTCCTACGCGCCGTTCGAGGGGTCGGCGCACCCCGACATCGACAACATCCCGACCGTCGAGAAAATCCGCGCAGATCTCAAGACGCTGTCGACGATGACGCGCGCGATCCGCCTCTACTCGTCCACCGGCGGCGTCGAACTGGTGCCGCCGATCGCGGCCGAGTTCGGTCTCAAGGTCACGGTCGGCGCCTGGATCGACAAGGACAAGGATCGCAACGAGCGCGAGATCAAGGCCGCGATCGAGCTCGCCCGGAAGAACAGCAACGTCATCGGCGTTGTCGTCGGCAATGAGGTGATCTACCGCGGCGAGCAGAAGGTCGAAGACCTCATCGACATGATCAAGAAGGTCAAGGGCGCGGTCCGCGTCCCCGTCACGACCGGCGAGATCTGGAATATCTGGCGCGACAATCCGGACCTTGCGTCCAATGTCGACTTCATCGCCGCCCACGTCCTCCCCTACTGGGAGAACTTCCGCTCGGACCAGGCGGTCGATCAGGCCGTCGACCGCTATAACCTGCTGCGCAACCTGTTCCCCGGCAAGCGCATCGTGATCGCCGAGTTCGGCTGGCCGAGCGCGGGCTATAACCTTCGCAACGCCGACCCCGGTCCGTTCCAGCAGGCGCTGACGCTGCGCAATTTCGTCAGCCGCGCCGACGCCATGGGCATGGATTACAACATCGTCGAGGCGATTGATCAGCCCTGGAAATTCTTCGAAGGCGGCGTCGGTCCCTATTGGGGCATCCTCGACGCCAGCCGCGAGCCGAAATTCGCCTGGACCGGCCCGGTCGAGAACCCCGACTACTGGAAGCTGATGACGATCGCGCTCCTGGTCGGCATCCTCTTGTCGCTCCCGATCCTGCGGCTGGAGCAGCCGACCGCGCGCCAGGCCTTCCTGCTGTCGGCGACCGCGAACGGCGTCGGCGCCTGGGCCGCGACCGTGTTCGCCTATTGGAACGGGCATTACTTCATCTTCGGCTCGGCCTTCGCGCTGACGCTCGGCATGATCCTGCTCGTTCCCCTCGTCCTCATCGCGATGGCGCGCATCGACGAGATCGCGGCAGTTGCCTTCGGCAGGCCACCGCAGCGGCTGCTCGCCAAGGGCAAGCCGATCGCCGACGTGCCCGAGAATTACTGCCCGAAGGTCTCGATCCACATCCCGGCTTATTTCGAGCCGGTCGATATGCTCAAGCAGACGCTCGATGCACTGTCGCGGCTGAACTACCCGAACTATGAATGCGTCGTCATCATCAACAACACGCCCGACCCCGCCTTCTGGCAGCCGATCCAGGATCACTGCCGCGCGCTCGGTGAACGTTTCAAGTTCATCAACGCCGAGAAGGTGCAAGGCTTCAAGGCCGGCGCGCTACGCATAGCGATGGACCGCACAGCGGCGGATGCCGAGATCATCGGCATCCTCGACGCCGACTACGTGGTCGATCCCGACTGGCTGAAGGACCTCGTGCCGGCCTTCGCCGATCCGCGTGTCGGCCTCGTGCAGGCGCCGCAGGAGCATCGCGACGGCGACCAGTCGATCATGCACTACATCATGAACGGCGAATATGCGGGGTTCTTCGACATCGGCATGGTCCAGCGCAACGAGGCCAACGCCATCATCGTGCACGGCACGATGTGCCTGATTCGCCGCGCCGCGATGGACATGGCCGGCGGCTGGTCGAGCGACACGATCTGCGAGGACTCGGATCTCGGCCTCGCAATCCAGGAGCTCGGTTGGACCACCCACTACACCAACCACCGCTACGGCCAGGGCTTGCTGCCCGATACCTACGAGGCCTTCAAGAAACAGCGTCACCGCTGGGCCTATGGCGGATTCCAGATCGTGAAGAAGCACTGGCGCCAGTTCCTCCCGGGCAGGAGCCGCCTGACACCCGATCAGAAGCGCGACTATGGCCTCGGCTGGCTGAACTGGCTTGGCGCCGAGAGCCTCGGCGTGGTCGTGGCGCTGCTCAACCTCGTCTGGGTGCCGATCGTCGCCTTTGCCGACATCGCCATCCCCGACAAGATCCTGACGCTGCCGATCATCGCGGCCTTCATCGTCTCGCTCGCGCACTTCCTGTCGATGTACCGCCTGCGCGTCGCGGTGAAGCCTGGCCAGATGCTGGGCGCCATGATCGCGGCGATGAGCGTGCAATGGACGGTGTCGCGCGCGGTGGCGCAGGGCCTGATCACCGAGCACCTTGCATTCGCGCGTACCTCCAAGGGCGGCCTGTCGCGGATGTCGATCGAATTCCAGGCGTTCTGGGAGGCCGTGATCGGCGCCCTGCTCCTGATCGGCGCCGGCGTCCTGATCGCCTCCAACAGTTTTCGGCAGATTACCGAGATCTACATCTTCGCCGGCGTCCTGGTGCTGCAAAGCCTGCCGTTCCTGGCTGCGGTCGCAATCGCGATCCTCGAGCTCAGCCGCATCAATTCCTTCAAGTTCTGGCGCGACAGCGCGATCCGCACCGCCGAGCTCATCGGCCTACGCCCCGTCGCACTGCCGACGCCGGTCGGTTCCTCGCAAGCAGTGCCGAGCGAGGTCCGCCGCGAGGTGAACTAA
- a CDS encoding beta-1-3, beta-1-6-glucan biosynthesis protein, whose translation MRRRVLELRNAVLRQFAATLAVSSLVIPIGLSGASAQSGTPAPDQGKPAAAQPADAAKDAAQNQRRTDEFAEAAQVINGPAGNPECVWLGRRVVRLMWRDDLDTAFRHLDLYDRFGCPGGHIQAAFRCLTRFGAQIDPKVAETLDSRVHACWINPAAQPQQATAAAPAPAAPTTGATQPQPAASPSPAASPSPAPSK comes from the coding sequence ATGCGGCGACGGGTGCTCGAGTTACGAAATGCGGTCCTGCGGCAGTTCGCCGCCACCTTGGCCGTCTCCTCCCTTGTCATTCCAATCGGCCTCAGCGGCGCCTCCGCCCAGAGCGGCACCCCCGCGCCGGACCAAGGCAAGCCGGCTGCGGCGCAGCCAGCCGATGCGGCCAAGGATGCGGCCCAGAACCAGCGCCGCACCGACGAGTTCGCGGAAGCGGCGCAAGTCATCAACGGCCCGGCCGGCAACCCCGAATGCGTCTGGCTCGGCCGGCGCGTGGTGCGGCTGATGTGGCGCGATGACCTCGATACCGCGTTCCGCCACCTTGATCTCTACGACCGCTTCGGCTGCCCCGGCGGCCACATCCAGGCCGCCTTCCGCTGCCTGACCCGGTTCGGCGCCCAGATCGACCCGAAGGTCGCCGAGACCCTGGACAGCCGCGTGCACGCCTGCTGGATCAACCCGGCAGCCCAGCCGCAGCAGGCAACCGCCGCAGCCCCGGCACCCGCCGCGCCAACGACCGGCGCAACGCAACCGCAGCCGGCGGCGAGCCCCTCACCTGCAGCCAGCCCCTCGCCCGCGCCCTCGAAATAA